The sequence TCTTTGGAGACGATTTCGTTTCAGGGTTTGATCTTCCCACTGGTTTTACAATATCAAGGGATCCTCTTTATTGATGAGTTATGCTTGTACCAAGTTGTTATTTTGATCAAGGATATAAAGATGACATGCTTGATGTGTAGCAATTGTCTTGTAAGTTGATATGCATAACATATTGTGTTAATAACCTAATTCATATTTAAACAAAGATTAAAAAGTTGTTAGGTTGAACCAAGATAGCCTAAGGTCTCAGTACAATGAACATCGTATCGTGGGTTCTTCTCATTTCGAAAGAAGAAGTAGCCCCACCGAAAACAACGGTGGTCAGGAAAAAGTTAGAAATAGTCGCACGATAATCTAATTACTAATTAAGTTGTATACATCTGTAAAATACTTCTAGTGAATATCATGAACATTGAAAATTTAATTCGTCTATATGTTTGTTTTATAGTTCAACCCAGATCATAGTTGTCTAGAAGATTGGTGATCAAAGAACAAAGGCGAGACCTTCaaaaaagtaaataaaaagtaaaaaagaaAAAATTACGTCGTTGGTACCCGTGGTTTGTTGAGATTATCATGACAACACCTAAACTATTTTGTTTGCATGGTTGGTACGTAGATTTAACTTGAATTACGTTGTTGGTACCTCAGAGTAACTAAAATCATCTATTAAACATTAACCCCTCACATGTGAGGGTAATTTTGTCCGTTTCAATTATTTATTCCATTTATGGAGTCGAACATCTTCCACCAGTAAGCCATCCCCATTGACCTCCTTTTCTTCCCTTTTAAGAGAGAGAAACAAACCAACAATATAAACAAGAGATAGAAATCTATACATTACTTAAATAAATTTAAATAAATATGCACGTGCTACATCCGCCAAAGTCGTCTGATTCTGCCGCCGGTGACGACGACGATGAATCGCCGGAGCTTCTCCAATCGTACGCCTTCATAAATGGGTGCTTCTGTTGGTGACCATGCACCAGCATCTGTTTCTGCCGCAAATACTGTTGATCGATTGTCGAGTTCATTACCTGTACAAGCTGAAACAGGAGGTCAGTTTATACCTGTATCATTTGACACCgaatttttgctttttttttttttattaaccaAGGAGTTTATTGTTTGGAATAAAAAATTGAAACGGACGAAATTACCCTCGCATGCGTTGTACCTATGAGGGGTTAACTTTTAATAGATGATGGTAGTTACTCTGAGGTACCAACAACGTAATTCAAATTAAACTTAGGTACCAACCATGCAAAAAAAATAGTTTAGGTATTGTCTTGATAATCTCAACAAACTACAGGTACCAACGACGTAATTTTttcaagaaaaaaaataaaaagaataacAAACGGAGAAACATCACCTGTTGTCCAATGTCAATACCCATTTATCAGGCCCATTCACTAGTAAACATTGATTATAAGGCCCATTCATTAATTACGTATTTCTTTTTGCTAAGGCCCATCTACACAATATGACGTTATCATTGTCGTGTTAACCAAGAAAACACCTacaattttctttttccttttttatCTTTCCTTCCAAGAAACTAATAATTCGGAAAGTTTGGTTACCAGAATCACCAGTCATAACTATCTCTAATTACACGTTTAATTAGATTAGATGAATAATGGCTTTGTTGAAGCATCTTGCTTTAAAGTTCCACACCAGATCAGTTGCTCAGAAGCTTCTTAATTCTAATTTGTTAACCAGACCCGTCCCCCAATTTCGTCCTGCGTATGCAGCTTCTCGTTTCTTTAACACCAACTCTGGCCATGGCGATCATCGTGGTCCTGCTGCAGACTCTTTTAATGGTACTtgtcatcatcattcttattatcatttaAATAATATACCTTTTTCACAATGTGATTCTTTTCTTTAAATGTTGAAGTACATTTAATTTATTTGTATATACTAATTTACTGTTAGATGATTTTCATGTGTCACAAATTTGGTAAATCATACGGAAAGGTAAATTAGGGCTCGTTTGGTTTGGGGAATGTTGTATGAGAATCGAATTCATTAAAAGAATTGGAATTTAACAAAGTTTTTAAGAAGACATAACGTTTTTACCGAGATAGTCCTTGGTGGTTTTCAAAATGTTGCTGAGATAGTCTTTTTGTTTTTGAGACAGTCCTTTCTGCAATTTGGTGAAATAACATAAGGACTTTGTCAACAACATTTTGAAAACAATGAAGACTATCTTGTTAAAAAAAACCCTAGGGACTATTTCATTAATTTGGCTGAAAGCACTTGACTTATATCAGTAATTATGTCTTTTAAGAAAAACAACTTTATGTTATAATAACCGTAATGAAAGTGTTTGATTATTTTGATAGCAGAAGTGTATGATGAATTAGCAACTAGGAGGCTAAATCGTCTACTAAAGGCGCCTTACACGACGAGAGTGATTGAGCCAACTAGTTCTGTCGAAAAACCTGAATGCCTCAACATATTCGTAAACATGTCTGGAGTGAAAGAGGAGGATGTCAAGATTTCAGTTGAAGATAACACTGTGTTCATTGAAGCAGAAGGGGATGAGGATTTTAAGGAGGTACATGATTTCGAAAAGTATAATTGTTGGATTGATTTACCGGATAATACTTACAAAATCAATGATATTAAGGCTGAGATGAGGAAGAATTTAGGAGAGTTGAAACTAACTGTGCCTAAGTTGAAAGAGGAAGAAAAGTTGAAAGAAGAGGAATTGGTGTATAATATTGAAGTTAATGTTAAAAAGTAAATGGGTGGGGGAATGTATTGATTTTCTGTTTTAATGCATTTGGTTTTGGAGTAAAAGTTTAGAAGAAAAACTCATATGTTTATGAAGTTAACATATTTAATCTAATTAGACGCTATATTTGATCTGCTTCGATATTCGTATTCGCAATTCATCCACAACAGTTCGAAGATCCACAACAGTTCGAAGGTAGAATTAATAGTTTAATACAAAGAATACAGGAGATTAGCATGACTGATACACAAGTAGAATCACATTATTAGTTTTTATATCATATAATAGAtagaagatagatagatagatatagtcTTATAGATACATAGACTTTTGCAAGTATAATAGATCCGTTTGATATAATAGAGTTGAATGGTTCAAATTCTATATGATTTTAAAGTTATTGGTGATTTTGGTTCTTAACGACAATATctgaatgaacattattaatggtgCAAAATTATTGTAGTAACTTTTTAAATGAAGAAATAAAAGAATATAAATTTTTGATAAGAGTTTTGGATATAATTTAAGAATGATGATAAATAAATGGATGTGATGTATAGTTAAGAGAGTATTACTTTAACATAGATTGCTAAGCGATCTTATATCAATTCAATGTAATGTAACACGTTTTAGGTTAGCCGAGCGTTACAGCAACGAAATTTTAAAAAGAAAATACCTATTGTGGGTCGAACTCATGAACTTCGGTTAACAATGATTCATCCCAAACCACTCAGCCATAGTGCAGTTCTTATATTAAAATCACACGTATTTATGTATTTAAAAAGACTTTTTTTTCCTTAATTTGAAAGATGAAAGGGGTGCCCGGATCTCAAACCCACGACCTTCAACTTACCATGATTTGCCCTAAACCAATCGACCATTAGTGCACTTATTATATAATTAGAATCACACTTATTAATATACTAAAAAACGCGTGATTTATGAATTTAAATAATGTGATGAACAGTAACAGTAATGACATGTATTCAATTGATATATAGAATATGTTCtaaaaaaataattaatataaaaatcttAATAGAGACATTTATTGGACCGAGGAATAACGAGGatatttttacttttataaaagtacAAATGGTTCGAAAATATAACATAAGTTACACAATTTGGCAATAAAGGTAATATGAGTTTTGATGATGCCCAAAAGGGATTGTATAATACATAGTACTTCAATTTGTCACAGAAAAGGACTGTGATTTCAAAGAGTGTAAAATTGAAGTAATATTGTCCAACTTATGAACGATCGTCAGTCGAATTTCGTTAAGTCCTCAAAATTCGTTACACGGTTGGTccttgaaaaaaatatatattaaaataatgaaaaacaacaataaaaaataaaattaaaaaaattaatgaattaattgatatattaataaataaaaaattataccGTATTAAAATGACTATTTTACTATCATGTGCAAAGTACATGATTGAACACAAGGTTTAGGGACAAAAGTGTAATTTTATCCCTTGCATGTCAAACAAAAGTGATTATTTAACGAAATTTGATTAACGGCCGTTACTGAATTCGACAATATTACATTAATTTTACATTTTTAGAAATCATAATCTTTTTTCGTGACAAATTGAGGTATGGATTCTTTTTCGAGCAAAGCTCACATTACTCTTATCGTAAAAAATTTATTGTGTAATtgtttaacttttattattattttctcgGACAGCCGGCGGCTATAAAATGAGATAAACATACTCCCAGAAGTAATAAATTGATTATAAGTgctcctttttatttttttcttaatCTTTCCAAAAATGGAAGCTTTGGTTTGCAGAAACCTCGGTGATCCAACAACACGACCGGATTCAACCCAAACTACCGCCCTTACTATCTCAACAACTCACCCAATCCCCAAACTCAATTCACCAACTTCAATCAGAGTTCAAATCAAATCCACCAGCTTAAATTACGCCAATTACCTTCAAGTTCTTGGTAAATATCAAGAGAAATTCGATTTACCATTTATTCCAGGTTCCGATTACTCCGGGATAGTTGAATCCATCGGTCCAAACGTCACTAAATTCAAAGTCGGTGATCGTGTTTGTTCGGTTGCTAACGTCGGTTCTTTTGCTCAGTTTATTGTTGCCGAGGAGAAGGAATTGTACATAATTTTAATTTACTTCTCTAATTTAAAGTTtgattagaattagaattataatttgccctaattttgagtttggtgttgaATTGAAGGTATGGAGTACCAGAAGGGTGTGATCTGGTGGCTGCTGGTGCACTGCCAGTTGCGTATGGAACTTCT comes from Rutidosis leptorrhynchoides isolate AG116_Rl617_1_P2 chromosome 4, CSIRO_AGI_Rlap_v1, whole genome shotgun sequence and encodes:
- the LOC139840825 gene encoding small heat shock protein, chloroplastic-like, with the protein product MALLKHLALKFHTRSVAQKLLNSNLLTRPVPQFRPAYAASRFFNTNSGHGDHRGPAADSFNAEVYDELATRRLNRLLKAPYTTRVIEPTSSVEKPECLNIFVNMSGVKEEDVKISVEDNTVFIEAEGDEDFKEVHDFEKYNCWIDLPDNTYKINDIKAEMRKNLGELKLTVPKLKEEEKLKEEELVYNIEVNVKK